A genome region from Desulfomonile tiedjei includes the following:
- a CDS encoding deoxyguanosinetriphosphate triphosphohydrolase produces the protein MIVVRSIQEQRERAYLAPYALLSENSRGRVHPEEECMYRTSFQRDRDRIIHSKAFRRLEYKTQVFAYYEGDHYRTRLTHTLEVAQIARSVAQYLGANEDLTHAVALAHDLGHTPFGHAGEQSLHALMADNGGFEHNTQSLRVVDLLEARYPEFPGLNLTHETRSGIIRHSTVYDHAPEESLREFMAEPQPSLEAQIVNLADEIAYNCHDIEDGLRSGFFDERDLSELEVWNEVTRIIRDRYPDLDRDTLLYQCIRLLIDAFIRDLVKATEEALAEGSFQTPQQIVNMISPAAAFSPRMQKWKVQLNGFLYQRFYTHHKIMRMQYKANRLLTDLFEEYVKRPSQLPPGVQKRISANVEPPERIVCDYIAGMTDRFALDEHRKLFLPYEY, from the coding sequence GTGATTGTAGTTCGCTCGATACAGGAACAGAGAGAAAGAGCGTACCTTGCGCCGTACGCCCTTTTGTCCGAGAACTCGCGTGGCAGAGTCCATCCGGAAGAAGAGTGCATGTACCGCACCTCTTTCCAGAGAGACAGAGACAGGATAATACATTCAAAGGCATTCCGCAGGCTCGAGTACAAGACCCAGGTGTTCGCGTACTACGAGGGTGACCATTACAGAACAAGACTCACTCATACCCTTGAGGTGGCTCAGATTGCCCGAAGCGTGGCACAGTACTTGGGAGCAAATGAAGACCTCACTCATGCCGTGGCGCTGGCCCATGATTTAGGACATACCCCTTTCGGTCACGCCGGGGAACAATCTCTCCACGCTCTGATGGCCGACAATGGAGGATTCGAGCACAATACCCAGTCATTGAGAGTCGTGGACTTGCTCGAAGCAAGGTACCCCGAGTTCCCCGGACTCAACCTGACGCACGAAACTCGTTCCGGAATAATTAGGCATTCGACCGTCTACGATCATGCCCCGGAAGAATCGCTCAGGGAGTTCATGGCTGAGCCTCAACCGTCGCTGGAAGCTCAAATTGTCAACCTTGCGGATGAGATCGCCTACAATTGCCACGACATTGAGGATGGGCTGCGGTCAGGTTTTTTCGATGAGCGCGATCTTTCAGAGCTGGAAGTTTGGAATGAAGTGACGCGAATCATCAGGGACCGCTATCCGGATCTGGATAGGGACACTCTTCTGTATCAATGCATCCGTCTACTGATCGACGCGTTCATACGGGACCTTGTGAAAGCCACAGAGGAAGCTCTTGCTGAGGGCTCTTTCCAGACCCCTCAGCAGATTGTCAACATGATTAGTCCGGCAGCCGCTTTTTCTCCCCGGATGCAGAAATGGAAAGTTCAACTTAACGGGTTTTTGTATCAGCGATTCTACACCCACCACAAAATAATGCGGATGCAGTACAAGGCAAACCGCCTGCTGACCGACCTTTTTGAGGAATATGTCAAACGCCCCTCGCAGCTCCCTCCAGGGGTCCAAAAGAGAATTTCAGCTAATGTGGAGCCGCCTGAAAGAATAGTCTGCGACTATATTGCCGGCATGACGGACCGCTTCGCTCTCGACGAACATCGGAAGCTCTTCCTGCCTTACGAGTACTGA
- a CDS encoding ankyrin repeat domain-containing protein — protein sequence MRKPVGLVVLFAALLLLSGTATAQVYNPGVINVVGDRLLIEEDMGTLTLVWTGTVFFVKPTPDPVAVTVKFELSPSGVWEERGTSSTVLVSGRTAGARSLRERIAIATTDARGVTDAASLFNKDQVLRLSIAVRRPSAAGTAAALAQGDYEVKPLGYLLLNAARRGNLNEVRQILEAGGDVDSASMDNVTPLMMAAERGHKDVVRLLLEKDASTKNRTKGTAFIESPFGSRIAGGWNALMAAVSSGDADIVKLMLDKGVNVNSAMDDRRTPLLVAVDGKSPAVVSLLVERGADVNVVSDSGYSPLAMADVNGKGAIARIIAARGGKIIVPWDILSGSE from the coding sequence ATGAGGAAGCCAGTTGGGTTAGTGGTTCTTTTTGCCGCCTTGTTGCTGTTGAGCGGAACCGCAACCGCTCAGGTTTACAATCCGGGCGTGATCAATGTCGTCGGGGACAGACTTCTCATAGAGGAGGATATGGGGACCCTGACGCTGGTGTGGACCGGCACGGTCTTCTTTGTAAAACCGACCCCGGACCCGGTGGCAGTTACCGTGAAATTTGAGCTGTCGCCTTCGGGAGTATGGGAGGAACGAGGCACCAGCAGTACGGTTCTTGTCAGCGGTCGGACGGCCGGCGCGAGATCGCTAAGGGAACGGATTGCCATTGCCACGACCGACGCACGGGGTGTGACGGATGCCGCGTCGTTGTTCAACAAGGACCAGGTGCTTCGTCTAAGCATAGCGGTAAGGCGTCCCAGTGCGGCCGGTACAGCGGCCGCTCTCGCACAGGGGGACTATGAGGTCAAGCCACTGGGATACCTGCTCTTGAACGCGGCCAGGCGCGGTAATCTCAATGAGGTGAGACAGATTCTGGAAGCCGGGGGTGATGTCGATTCAGCAAGTATGGACAATGTCACGCCCCTGATGATGGCTGCAGAGCGCGGGCATAAAGACGTGGTGAGATTGCTCTTGGAAAAAGACGCAAGCACGAAGAATCGCACCAAGGGCACCGCATTCATAGAGTCCCCGTTCGGCTCGAGGATTGCCGGCGGTTGGAACGCCCTGATGGCCGCAGTCTCATCCGGCGACGCGGATATAGTGAAGCTCATGCTGGACAAAGGCGTAAACGTGAACTCCGCCATGGATGATCGCAGGACCCCTCTGCTGGTTGCGGTGGATGGAAAAAGCCCTGCAGTGGTAAGCCTCCTGGTGGAACGCGGCGCGGATGTCAACGTCGTGTCGGACTCGGGTTACTCTCCCTTAGCGATGGCCGACGTTAACGGCAAAGGGGCAATCGCGAGAATTATCGCGGCGCGTGGAGGCAAAATCATAGTCCCTTGGGACATTCTCTCCGGTTCGGAATAG
- a CDS encoding molybdenum cofactor guanylyltransferase codes for MRIALDLLPENAPSFSKNRQTLQNLMLEQSRTIINARSASVSGILLAGGKSRRMGGIKKALLEVGGRRIIEREASTLRELFIETVVVTNSPEDFEFLALPMFRDKFPGTGSLGGLYTGLSVCTADHGFLVACDMPFILHRPIRYMVDLINDHDVVIPRVHGYLEPLHAIYSRRCLPFIEELLNEGNLKIIDFLNRVKVLEIPEQDLRVFDPGLRFIVNLNTPEDLQRARETARELDEANPHPCP; via the coding sequence TTGAGAATCGCTCTAGACCTCTTGCCCGAAAACGCCCCAAGTTTTTCGAAGAATCGCCAGACGCTTCAAAACCTCATGCTTGAACAGTCGCGCACCATCATCAATGCCAGATCGGCTTCAGTTTCGGGGATCCTTCTCGCCGGAGGCAAGTCGCGTCGAATGGGAGGCATCAAGAAAGCCCTTCTGGAGGTGGGAGGCCGGAGAATAATTGAACGAGAGGCTTCCACACTAAGGGAACTGTTCATCGAAACCGTGGTGGTGACCAATTCCCCCGAAGATTTTGAATTTCTAGCTCTTCCGATGTTCAGAGATAAGTTTCCGGGGACCGGCTCTCTGGGCGGACTGTACACAGGGCTTTCAGTATGCACGGCGGACCACGGGTTCCTGGTCGCGTGCGACATGCCGTTTATCCTTCATAGGCCCATCAGGTACATGGTTGATTTGATTAACGATCACGATGTGGTCATTCCTCGTGTCCATGGGTATTTGGAGCCTCTCCACGCAATCTATTCTCGCCGATGCCTCCCGTTCATCGAGGAACTCCTCAATGAGGGCAATCTCAAGATTATCGACTTCCTGAACAGGGTGAAGGTCTTGGAAATCCCGGAGCAGGACCTGAGGGTTTTTGATCCCGGCCTTCGCTTCATCGTGAACCTCAACACCCCCGAGGATCTTCAAAGGGCCCGAGAAACCGCCCGGGAGCTGGACGAAGCCAACCCCCATCCATGTCCGTAG